Part of the Ailuropoda melanoleuca isolate Jingjing unplaced genomic scaffold, ASM200744v2 unplaced-scaffold70435, whole genome shotgun sequence genome, CCCGAAGATCGCAAGATGGCGGAGGTGGGGAGCTGCACCATGGAGGTTTCTTCAAATCAGCCCGACGATGTTGTCAAGCCAGCAGCAGAGGAGATGACGTCCAAGGACTATTACTTTGACTCCTACGCCCACTTTGGTATCCATGAAGAGATGCTGAAAGATGAGGTGCGCACCCTTACCTACCGCAACTCCATGTTCCACAACCGTCACCTCTTCAAGGATAAGGTGGTACTGGACGTTGGCAGTGGTACAGGCATACTCTGCATGTTTGCTGCAAAGGCGGGTGCTAAGAAAGTTATTGGGATTGAATGCTCCAGTATCTCAGACTACGCCATTAAGATTGTGAAGGCCAACAAGCTTGATCATGTGGTTACTATAATAAAGGGAAAGGTGGAAGAGGTGGAGCTGCCAGTCGAAAAAGTTGATATAATCATCAGTGAATGGATGGGATATTGCCTTTTCTACGAGTCTATGCTAAACACCGTCATCTATGCTAGAGACAAATGGCTGACACCAGATGGGCTGATATTCCCCGACCGGGCCACTCTGTATGTAACTGCCATTGAAGACCGACAGTACAAGGACTACAAGATTCACTGGTGGGAGAATGTGTATGGGTTCGATATGGCCTGCATAAAAGATGTGGCAATTAAGGAGCCTCTGGTGGATGTCGTTGATCCCAAGCAACTTGTTACCAATGCTTGCTTGATTAAGGAAGTGGACATCTATACTGTCAAAGTGGACGACCTGACTTTCACATCTCCTTTTTGTCTGCAAGTGAAACGCAACGACTACATTCATGCGTTAGTGGCCTACTTCAACATAGAGTTCACACGTTGCCATAAGAGGACTGGTTTCTCGACAAGTCCGGAATCTCCATACACCCACTGGAAGCAGACCGTTTTCTACA contains:
- the LOC117800441 gene encoding protein arginine N-methyltransferase 1-like, with protein sequence MAEVGSCTMEVSSNQPDDVVKPAAEEMTSKDYYFDSYAHFGIHEEMLKDEVRTLTYRNSMFHNRHLFKDKVVLDVGSGTGILCMFAAKAGAKKVIGIECSSISDYAIKIVKANKLDHVVTIIKGKVEEVELPVEKVDIIISEWMGYCLFYESMLNTVIYARDKWLTPDGLIFPDRATLYVTAIEDRQYKDYKIHWWENVYGFDMACIKDVAIKEPLVDVVDPKQLVTNACLIKEVDIYTVKVDDLTFTSPFCLQVKRNDYIHALVAYFNIEFTRCHKRTGFSTSPESPYTHWKQTVFYMEDYLTVKTGEEIFGTIGMKPNAKNNRDLDFTVDLDFKGQLCEVSCSTDYRMR